A region of the bacterium genome:
TTTATGCGGAAACGGATGAGATTGGGAAGACAGAAAAGTTGCTTGCAATAGGGAAAGAAATCCTTTATAATGCTTGAAAACATCTGGTAGTGTAGGGTTTTATGCCCGTCCCGATAAATCGGGACGCCCATAAAGGGCTACACTACGATATTATTATGGAAATTGGGCTCCTGAGGTTAATACTATGAAAGCGATGGTTATGTCTGCGGGAATAGGGACAAGGCTGCGTCCGTTGACTTATAGCATCCCTAAGCCGATGTTTCCTATTGTGAATAAACCTGTTCTCGAACATGTTCTCGAACTCTTGAGGAAACATAATATTAAAGAAGTGGTTGTAAATCTTCATGCCCATCGAGCGATGATACGTAAGTATTTTGGAGATGGTTCAAGATTAGGTATGAAGATAAACTATTCTGAAGAGAAAAAGTTGATGGGGACAGCGGGTGGGGTCAAGAAGGTAGAACGTTTCTTTGACGATACTTTTCTGGTGATGAGTGGTGATGGTTTGACTAATATTAACTTAAGTGATGTTATAAACTTTCACAAAAAGAGAAAAGCTTTTGGCACTATGGTTCTTAAACGCGTGGACAGTCGCTTTGAGTATGGTATTGCCCTGACAAAAAGGGGAGGACAGATTAAGCAATTTGTGGAGAAGCCTAACTGGAGCAGCGTGTTCAGTAATAAAGTGAATACAGGCATTTATGTATTCGAGCCAGAAGTTTTTCGCTATATTCCCAAGGCAAAATTTTATGATTTTGCCAGGGATGTATGGCCGAAGCTTTTAAAGCGAGGAGAACGGATATTTGGTTATGAGGCAGAAGAATACTGGTGTGATATTGGCAATTTGTTCGAATATCGCCGGAGCCAGAACGATGCCCTGGAGGGCAAAATAAAATTAGACATCCCGGGAGAAAGAAAAAATAAGAATATCTGGATAGGTAAGGGCGCTCAAATAGCTCCTGGCGTGAAAATAAAAGGTCCCTGCGTAATCGGGAAAAATTGCCGGCTCAGGGAGAACGCTTCCATCGGAGAGTTTAGCACAATAGGGAACAACAGCATAATTGGAGAAGGAGCGAGATTGAGAAATTGCATTCTCTGGAATGGTGTCCATGTGAAAAAAGATGTTGAATTGGTGAATTGTATTATCGGCAATAATGCCGAGATATCCACGAATATATCTGTTTATGAAGGCTCGGTAATTAACATACGAGAATAAATGAAATTTATAAGGGAGGGGAAGAGTGAATAAAAGAAATTTCTTTTTCACTTCAGAATCTGTTACTGAAGGGCATCCAGATAAAATTTGTGACCAGATTTCTGACGCTGTCTTAGATGATGTCATCAAGCAAGACTCCCGAGGAAGGGTTGCTTGTGAGACATTTATAACTGTAGGGCTGGTATTTGTGGGAGGAGAAATAACCACAAAAGGCTGGGTCAATTTGCAGAAATTGGTGCGTGAGCTGCTGACAAATATTGGCTATACTAACACTATGTATGGATTTAATGCCCACACCTGTGCTATCTTAAATGCTATTGGCAGGCAGTCAGAAGATATTGCTCAGGGAGTGGATACTGGTGGAGCTGGTGACCAGGGAACAATGATTGGTTATGCCTGCGGTGAAACTCCTGAACTGATGCCCTTGCCC
Encoded here:
- a CDS encoding NDP-sugar synthase; this encodes MKAMVMSAGIGTRLRPLTYSIPKPMFPIVNKPVLEHVLELLRKHNIKEVVVNLHAHRAMIRKYFGDGSRLGMKINYSEEKKLMGTAGGVKKVERFFDDTFLVMSGDGLTNINLSDVINFHKKRKAFGTMVLKRVDSRFEYGIALTKRGGQIKQFVEKPNWSSVFSNKVNTGIYVFEPEVFRYIPKAKFYDFARDVWPKLLKRGERIFGYEAEEYWCDIGNLFEYRRSQNDALEGKIKLDIPGERKNKNIWIGKGAQIAPGVKIKGPCVIGKNCRLRENASIGEFSTIGNNSIIGEGARLRNCILWNGVHVKKDVELVNCIIGNNAEISTNISVYEGSVINIRE